Proteins co-encoded in one Cinclus cinclus chromosome 9, bCinCin1.1, whole genome shotgun sequence genomic window:
- the PLEKHA3 gene encoding pleckstrin homology domain-containing family A member 3, whose protein sequence is MEGVLYKWTNYLAGWQPRWFVLDNGILSYYDSQDDVCKGSKGSIKMAVCEIKVHATDNTRMELIIPGEQHFYMKAVNAAERQRWLVALGSAKACLADTRTKKEKEISETNESLKTKMSELRLYCDLLMQQVHTIQEFVQHDETRSPSSIENMNEASSLLSATCNTFITTLEECVKIANAKFKPEMFQLPHPDPLVSPVSPSPIQMMKRSISHPGPCYSERINHSVKEPGSSLHRFSQRRRRTYSDTESYSDTLSEDSQRSAHCSRSVVNGDLVSSTIPEESKSVSKERSELEEALSSFSS, encoded by the exons GTTGGCAGCCTCGGTGGTTTGTTTTAGACAATGGGATATTGTCATATTATGATTCCCAGGATGATGTTTGCAAAGGCAGCAAAGGAAGTATAAAGATGGCTGTGTGTGAAATAAAAG tTCATGCAACAGACAACACAAGAATGGAGCTAATCATCCCAGGGGAGCAGCATTTCTATATGAAAGCAGTTAATGCAGCTGAAAGGCAAAGATGGCTGGTAGCACTGGGGAGTGCAAAAGCCTGTTTAGCAGATaccagaacaaaaaaagaaaaag AAATAAGTGAAACCAATGAATCTCTTAAAACCAAAATGTCCGAACTTCGTCTCTACTGTGATCTTTTAATGCAGCAAGTTCATACAATACAAGAATTTGTTCAGCATGATGAGACTCGCTCTCCTTCCAGCATTGAG aacatGAATGAAGCCTCTTCCTTGCTTAGTGCCACATGTAATACATTTATCACAACACTTGAAGAATGTGTGAAGATTGCTAATGCCAAGTTTAAACCAGAAATGTTCCAGCTGCCTCACCCTGATCCCTTGGTTTCTCCTGTGTCACCATCACCTATTCAAATG aTGAAGCGTTCCATTAGCCACCCTGGTCCTTGCTATTCAGAAAG GATTAATCACTCTGTAAAAGAACCAGGTTCATCTCTTCACCGATTTTCTCAGCGGCGCAGAAGAACATACTCGGATACAGAATCTTACAGTGATACACTTTCTGAAGATTCTCAGA GATCTGCTCATTGTTCTAGAAGTGTTGTCAATGGAGATCTGGTATCATCAACCATTCCTGAAGAAAGTAAATCAGTGTCAAAGGAAAGATCTGAACTGGAAGAGGCTCTTTCATCCTTTTCCTCCTAA